A window of Castanea sativa cultivar Marrone di Chiusa Pesio chromosome 1, ASM4071231v1 contains these coding sequences:
- the LOC142625137 gene encoding uncharacterized protein LOC142625137: protein MDSETVVHNGGCHCRKVRWRVQAPTSIVAWDCNCSDCFMRANTHFIVPAERFELLGDSEQFLTTYTFGTHTAKHTFCKVCGITSFYYPRSNPDGVAITFRCVDPGTLTHVEIKNFDGINWESSHAKAGIASLSKGQNSAN from the coding sequence ATGGATTCTGAGACAGTAGTGCATAATGGCGGGTGCCACTGCAGGAAAGTCAGATGGCGTGTCCAAGCTCCCACTAGCATTGTAGCTTGGGATTGCAACTGTTCTGACTGTTTCATGAGGGCTAACACCCACTTCATTGTCCCTGCTGAAAGGTTTGAGCTTCTGGGAGATTCCGAACAGTTCCTTACGACCTACACCTTTGGCACTCATACAGCAAAACACACATTTTGTAAAGTTTGTGGCATTACTTCATTTTATTATCCACGTTCAAACCCAGATGGAGTTGCAATTACATTCAGGTGTGTTGATCCTGGAACACTAACCCATGTTGAGATTAAGAattttgatgggataaattggGAAAGCTCACATGCTAAGGCTGGCATAGCTTCACTTTCAAAGGGGCAAAATTCTGCCAACTGA